Proteins from a single region of Trichoplusia ni isolate ovarian cell line Hi5 chromosome 3, tn1, whole genome shotgun sequence:
- the LOC113491901 gene encoding G protein-activated inward rectifier potassium channel 3-like isoform X2, whose protein sequence is MHADPESPTCREESQLLPDEWLKVKPTPINGNLSPGVYYPTGSKRFVDHRNPVPSPTDTVPSRSHRHGVTRRARRRAILKNGECNILKSKISQRRMRFLQDMFTTLVDAQWRWTLLAFTLSFILSWLGFALIWWLIAFTHGDLELDHLPPMQEGSNWKPCVFNIYDFTSCFLFSIETQHTIGYGSRTTTEECPEAIFIMCLQSIVGVMIQAFMVGIVFAKMTRPKHRTQTLLFSKYAVVCQRDGELSLMFRVGDLRKSHIIGASVRAQLIRSRTTKEGEMLSHYQTELELNADGCDSNLFFIWPITMVHKINAESPFYGVSAADVLQERFEIVVILEGTIESTGQTTQARSSYTTSEIMWGHRFVPLVTYNRERQGYEVDYSKFEETTQVDTPLCSAKELDEFYGSQGDRRSIGFNGSPILDEVTLRHSVNATLPSPLSNIADRLVADAIRRASLTRRPSSIKYPPNYFCSPTEESSSSSEDEKSKRRKKKIEKA, encoded by the exons ATGCACGCCGACCCCGAGTCGCCCACCTGTCGCGAGGAGTCCCAGCTGCTGCCCGACGAGTGGCTCAAAGTCAAGCCTACACCCATAAATGGGAACCTCTCCCCTGGAGTCTACTACCCGACCGGCAGCAAGAGGTTCGTCGACCATCGGAACCCCGTGCCGTCTCCGACAGATACCGTACC GAGCCGATCTCACAGACATGGAGTTACAAGGAGGGCGAGACGACGAGCAATTCTCAAAAATGGAGAGTGCAACATTCTCAAGTCAAAAATCTCTCAGCGGCGGATGAGATTTCTTCAGGATATGTTTACAACTCTCGTGGACGCACAATGGCGATGGACCTTGTTGGCATTCACACTCTCCTTCATCCTCTCCTGGCTGGGATTCGCATTGATCTGGTGGCTTATCGCATTTACACACGGAGACTTAGAGCTCGATCATCTGCCCCCTATGCAGGAAGGATCTAACTGGAAGCCGTGTGTCTTCAATATTTACGACTTTACCTCGTGCTTCCTGTTCAGTATTGAGACCCAGCACACGATTGGGTATGGTTCACGTACGACGACAGAGGAATGCCCCGaggcaatatttattatgtgcTTGCAGAGTATTGTCGGTGTGATGATTCAAGCCTTCATGGTGGGCATAGTGTTCGCTAAGATGACGCGCCCTAAGCACAGGACGCAGACCCTTCTGTTCTCCAAGTACGCCGTAGTCTGCCAGAGAGACGGCGAGCTGAGTTTGATGTTCAGAGTTGGTGACTTGCGAAAATCACACATAATTGGAGCAAGTGTGAGAGCTCAGCTGATACGATCTAGAACGACTAAGGAAGGCGAGATGTTGTCTCATTATCAGACTGAACTCGAGTTAAACGCGGACGGATGTGACAGCAACCTATTCTTCATTTGGCCGATTACTATGGTACATAAGATAAATGCGGAAAGTCCATTTTACGGGGTTTCCGCTGCCGATGTGTTGCAAGAGAGGTttgaaattgttgttattttggaGGGAACGATAGAATCTACGGGTCAGACGACTCAGGCTCGTTCCAGTTATACGACTAGTGAAATAATGTGGGGACACAGGTTTGTCCCGTTGGTGACATACAATCGTGAACGTCAGGGGTACGAGGTGGATTACTCGAAGTTTGAGGAGACGACGCAAGTGGACACGCCGCTGTGCTCTGCCAAGGAGCTGGACGAGTTCTACGGCAGTCAGGGCGATCGTAGATCGATCG gtTTCAACGGATCGCCGATATTGGATGAGGTCACACTGAGGCATTCTGTGAACGCGACGTTGCCGTCTCCGCTGTCTAATATAGCCGACAGACTGGTAGCCGATGCTATTAGAAGGGCCAGCCTCACCAGACGCCCATCTTCCATCAAATACCCCCCCAATTACTTCTGCAGTCCCACTGAAGAGTCCTCATCGTCCAGTGAAGATGAAAAGTCCAAACGCCGCAAGAAAAAGATCGAAAAAGCTTGA
- the LOC113491900 gene encoding G protein-activated inward rectifier potassium channel 3-like isoform X2, whose translation MSGLKRCISQMSMLMTGKPVNSSESAWREELQKYRQARYAARRVRKRVIFKHGDCNVVQWNVAKRRRRYLQDIFTTLVDAQWRWTLLVFALSFILSWLLFALIWWLIIFTHGDLTPPPPNENVTFIPCLNNVNTFTGCFLFSVETQHTIGYGSRTTNEECPEAIFVMCIQSIVGVFIQAFMVGIVFAKMSRPKKRTQTLLYSRNAVICLRDGQLCLMFRVGDMRKSHIVEAHIRAQIIRRKITREGEVLPFYQQELKVGADGEEDRLMFIWPMTIVHKINEKSPLYNLSASDMLRERFEIVVMLEGVIESTGMTTQARSSFLPSEILWGHRFETMVTFRKDTGEYEVDYTRFNNTYEVDTPLCSSKQLDELRATVSTSQKLDRMLGTIPKTFSADTLDLSSVDSMSLDEHIEIKIPEARARENRLMAQNNFVHHINEKSRNPSHTHLAVENGQETHRNHNPEYKHSEVKEHMHRSHSHASMKKVHGLTPNGIGHAGNGHEHNNKHDEHSKIRKSPSDNHISKTPVIPILVTSPEPEPV comes from the exons ATGTCAGGTTTAAAGAGATGTATAAGTCAGATGTCAATGCTTATGACGGGCAAGCCGGTGAACTCATCAGAATCGGCGTGGAGGGAAGAGCTACAGAA ATACCGTCAAGCCCGTTACGCAGCAAGACGCGTCCGAAAGCGCGTCATCTTCAAACACGGGGACTGCAACGTCGTCCAATGGAACGTGGCCAAGCGCAGGCGCCGATACCTGCAGGATATCTTCACGACCCTCGTGGACGCGCAGTGGCGCTGGACGCTGCTCGTGTTCGCGCTCTCCTTCATCCTCTCCTGGCTGCTGTTCGCGCTCATCTGGTGGCTCATCATCTTCACCCACGGAGACCTCACCCCTCCACCGCCCAACGAAAATGTCACCTTCATCCCCTGTCTCAACAACGTCAACACATTCACCGGCTGCTTCCTGTTCTCCGTGGAAACCCAACACACTATCGGCTACGGTTCCAGAACAACCAATGAGGAGTGCCCCGAAGCCATCTTCGTTATGTGCATACAAAGCATCGTTGGCGTCTTCATCCAGGCCTTCATG GTGGGAATCGTGTTCGCTAAGATGTCTAGACCCAAAAAGCGAACCCAGACCCTGCTGTACTCCCGCAACGCTGTGATCTGTTTGCGAGACGGCCAACTCTGTCTGATGTTCCGAGTCGGAGACATGAGGAAATCCCATATAGTCGAAGCGCATATAAGAGCACAAATAATCCGCCGCAAG ATCACAAGAGAGGGTGAAGTGCTGCCATTCTACCAGCAAGAGTTGAAGGTTGGAGCAGACGGCGAGGAAGACCGACTGATGTTCATCTGGCCGATGACGATAGTGCATAAGATCAATGAGAAGTCACCGCTATACAACCTCTCGGCGTCCGATATGTTGAGAGAGAGATTTGAAATCGTTGTTATGTTGG AGGGAGTGATCGAGTCTACGGGTATGACTACCCAAGCGCGCAGCAGCTTCTTGCCATCGGAGATACTGTGGGGTCACAGGTTCGAGACCATGGTGACCTTCAGGAAGGATACTGGTGAATACGAG gTTGATTACACCAGATTCAACAATACGTACGAGGTGGACACCCCGTTGTGTTCCTCGAAGCAACTCGACGAGCTCCGAGCAACTGTGTCGACCTCACAGAAATTAG ATCGCATGCTTGGCACCATACCGAAGACTTTCTCCGCTGACACTCTGGACCTCAGCTCCGTCGATTCCATGTCCTTAGACGAGCACATCGAAATCAAAATACCAGAAGCAAGAGCCAGAGAGAACAGATTAATGGCCCAAAACAATTTCGTTCATCACATCAATGAGAAATCTAGGAATCCAAGTCATACTCATTTGGCTGTCGAGAACGGCCAAGAGACACATAGAAATCACAACCCTGAATACAAACATTCGGAAGTCAAAGAGCATATGCACAGGAGTCATAGTCACGCTAGCATGAAGAAGGTGCATGGCTTGACCCCGAACGGCATCGGCCATGCGGGCAATGGCCATGAACATAATAATAAGCATGATGAGCATAGTAAAATCAGAAA ATCTCCAAGCGACAACCATATAAGCAAGACTCCAGTGATCCCGATCCTGGTGACGTCACCAGAGCCGGAACCGGTGtga
- the LOC113491901 gene encoding G protein-activated inward rectifier potassium channel 3-like isoform X4 — translation MHADPESPTCREESQLLPDEWLKVKPTPINGNLSPGVYYPTGSKRSRSHRHGVTRRARRRAILKNGECNILKSKISQRRMRFLQDMFTTLVDAQWRWTLLAFTLSFILSWLGFALIWWLIAFTHGDLELDHLPPMQEGSNWKPCVFNIYDFTSCFLFSIETQHTIGYGSRTTTEECPEAIFIMCLQSIVGVMIQAFMVGIVFAKMTRPKHRTQTLLFSKYAVVCQRDGELSLMFRVGDLRKSHIIGASVRAQLIRSRTTKEGEMLSHYQTELELNADGCDSNLFFIWPITMVHKINAESPFYGVSAADVLQERFEIVVILEGTIESTGQTTQARSSYTTSEIMWGHRFVPLVTYNRERQGYEVDYSKFEETTQVDTPLCSAKELDEFYGSQGDRRSIGFNGSPILDEVTLRHSVNATLPSPLSNIADRLVADAIRRASLTRRPSSIKYPPNYFCSPTEESSSSSEDEKSKRRKKKIEKA, via the exons ATGCACGCCGACCCCGAGTCGCCCACCTGTCGCGAGGAGTCCCAGCTGCTGCCCGACGAGTGGCTCAAAGTCAAGCCTACACCCATAAATGGGAACCTCTCCCCTGGAGTCTACTACCCGACCGGCAGCAAGAG GAGCCGATCTCACAGACATGGAGTTACAAGGAGGGCGAGACGACGAGCAATTCTCAAAAATGGAGAGTGCAACATTCTCAAGTCAAAAATCTCTCAGCGGCGGATGAGATTTCTTCAGGATATGTTTACAACTCTCGTGGACGCACAATGGCGATGGACCTTGTTGGCATTCACACTCTCCTTCATCCTCTCCTGGCTGGGATTCGCATTGATCTGGTGGCTTATCGCATTTACACACGGAGACTTAGAGCTCGATCATCTGCCCCCTATGCAGGAAGGATCTAACTGGAAGCCGTGTGTCTTCAATATTTACGACTTTACCTCGTGCTTCCTGTTCAGTATTGAGACCCAGCACACGATTGGGTATGGTTCACGTACGACGACAGAGGAATGCCCCGaggcaatatttattatgtgcTTGCAGAGTATTGTCGGTGTGATGATTCAAGCCTTCATGGTGGGCATAGTGTTCGCTAAGATGACGCGCCCTAAGCACAGGACGCAGACCCTTCTGTTCTCCAAGTACGCCGTAGTCTGCCAGAGAGACGGCGAGCTGAGTTTGATGTTCAGAGTTGGTGACTTGCGAAAATCACACATAATTGGAGCAAGTGTGAGAGCTCAGCTGATACGATCTAGAACGACTAAGGAAGGCGAGATGTTGTCTCATTATCAGACTGAACTCGAGTTAAACGCGGACGGATGTGACAGCAACCTATTCTTCATTTGGCCGATTACTATGGTACATAAGATAAATGCGGAAAGTCCATTTTACGGGGTTTCCGCTGCCGATGTGTTGCAAGAGAGGTttgaaattgttgttattttggaGGGAACGATAGAATCTACGGGTCAGACGACTCAGGCTCGTTCCAGTTATACGACTAGTGAAATAATGTGGGGACACAGGTTTGTCCCGTTGGTGACATACAATCGTGAACGTCAGGGGTACGAGGTGGATTACTCGAAGTTTGAGGAGACGACGCAAGTGGACACGCCGCTGTGCTCTGCCAAGGAGCTGGACGAGTTCTACGGCAGTCAGGGCGATCGTAGATCGATCG gtTTCAACGGATCGCCGATATTGGATGAGGTCACACTGAGGCATTCTGTGAACGCGACGTTGCCGTCTCCGCTGTCTAATATAGCCGACAGACTGGTAGCCGATGCTATTAGAAGGGCCAGCCTCACCAGACGCCCATCTTCCATCAAATACCCCCCCAATTACTTCTGCAGTCCCACTGAAGAGTCCTCATCGTCCAGTGAAGATGAAAAGTCCAAACGCCGCAAGAAAAAGATCGAAAAAGCTTGA